A section of the Pedobacter sp. HDW13 genome encodes:
- a CDS encoding glycoside hydrolase family 127 protein, translating into MIKKELHSCSFLNDILNRCWSFISLSALVFIFLALASVAKAQDKSLVNTSNSPYAKLHSINLSDVTWTKGFWADRFKVATETMVPNMWAIYNDPKISHAFKNFEIAAGLDTGSHAGPSFHDGDYYKTLEAVAVLYASTKNPKLNDMMDKAIAVIGKSQRADGYIYTKAMIEQRKTGANNQFQDRLSFESYNIGHLMTAGCIHYRATGKTTLLNIAKKATDYLYNFYKSASPTLARNAICPSHYMGVVEMYRTTKDTRYLELAKHLIAIKGKIDDGTDDNQDRIPFLQQTKAMGHAVRANYLYAGVADLYAETGKDSLLKTLNLMWDDVNQHKMYITGGCGSLYDGTSPDGTSYNPADVQKIHQAFGRDYQLPNFTAHNETCANIGNVLWNWRMLQISGDAKYADVMELALHNSVLSGISLDGKNFLYTNPLAQSNDLPFKQRWSKDRVPYIALSNCCPPNVVRTIAEVSDYAYSVSDKGLWFNLYGGNNLSTRLADGSKFSLTQETDYPWDGKIKITMKESAGKAYSIFLRIPAWTHDAKISINGKAEKIPVVPGTYAEIKRVWKKGDRIDLNLPMEAVLIEANPLVEENRNQVAVKRGPVVYCLESTDLPGKSIFNAFVPASTKFEAQTMDIDGARVMALTGNAKIVAPNNWKNVLYKPIDDKNTATTLKLVPYFAWGNRGHSEMSVWLPLSR; encoded by the coding sequence ATGATAAAAAAAGAATTGCATAGCTGCTCGTTTTTAAATGATATACTGAACCGTTGCTGGTCATTCATTTCTTTATCAGCTTTAGTCTTTATTTTTTTGGCTTTAGCCTCCGTGGCAAAAGCACAGGATAAGTCGCTGGTAAATACTTCAAACAGTCCTTATGCCAAACTGCACAGCATTAACCTGAGCGATGTAACCTGGACAAAAGGTTTCTGGGCCGACCGCTTTAAAGTTGCTACCGAAACCATGGTACCCAACATGTGGGCCATTTATAACGATCCTAAAATCAGTCATGCCTTCAAAAACTTCGAAATTGCTGCAGGCTTAGATACTGGATCACATGCAGGTCCATCTTTCCACGATGGTGATTATTACAAAACATTAGAAGCAGTAGCCGTACTTTACGCTTCGACCAAAAACCCTAAGCTGAACGATATGATGGATAAGGCGATTGCGGTAATCGGTAAATCGCAACGTGCAGATGGCTACATTTACACCAAAGCCATGATCGAGCAGCGAAAAACCGGCGCCAACAACCAGTTTCAGGATCGCCTTAGCTTCGAATCTTACAACATTGGTCACTTAATGACCGCCGGCTGCATCCATTACCGCGCTACAGGTAAAACCACCTTGCTCAATATCGCCAAAAAGGCTACCGATTATTTGTATAATTTCTACAAATCAGCTTCGCCTACTTTGGCCCGGAATGCCATTTGTCCATCACACTATATGGGCGTTGTGGAAATGTACCGGACTACAAAAGATACCCGCTACCTCGAACTGGCCAAACATTTAATTGCCATTAAAGGAAAAATAGACGACGGAACGGATGATAACCAGGATCGTATTCCCTTTTTACAGCAAACCAAAGCCATGGGGCACGCAGTAAGGGCCAATTACCTGTATGCTGGCGTTGCCGACTTATATGCCGAAACTGGTAAGGATTCGCTTTTGAAAACGCTTAATTTAATGTGGGATGACGTAAACCAGCATAAAATGTACATTACCGGTGGTTGTGGTTCGCTTTACGATGGCACGTCGCCTGATGGAACCTCATACAACCCGGCAGATGTGCAGAAAATACACCAGGCTTTCGGACGCGATTACCAGCTGCCCAACTTTACGGCACACAACGAAACCTGCGCCAATATTGGTAATGTGCTCTGGAATTGGCGCATGCTACAGATTAGCGGCGATGCAAAATATGCCGATGTGATGGAACTCGCACTTCACAACAGCGTTTTATCAGGCATTAGTTTAGATGGTAAGAATTTCTTGTATACCAATCCGCTTGCCCAATCAAATGATTTGCCCTTTAAACAACGCTGGTCGAAAGATCGTGTACCTTATATCGCTTTATCTAACTGTTGTCCACCAAATGTAGTGCGTACCATTGCGGAAGTGAGCGATTATGCCTACAGCGTTTCAGATAAAGGCTTGTGGTTCAATTTATATGGTGGTAACAACTTAAGTACTAGGCTGGCTGACGGCAGCAAGTTTTCCTTAACCCAAGAAACCGATTATCCATGGGATGGGAAGATCAAAATTACGATGAAAGAAAGTGCGGGCAAAGCCTATTCGATCTTTTTAAGGATCCCCGCCTGGACTCACGATGCAAAGATCAGCATTAATGGTAAAGCTGAAAAGATACCAGTAGTTCCGGGTACATACGCGGAGATTAAGCGGGTTTGGAAAAAAGGCGATAGGATTGATTTAAATTTACCTATGGAGGCTGTATTAATTGAAGCTAATCCTTTAGTAGAGGAGAACCGGAATCAGGTAGCCGTAAAGCGTGGCCCTGTGGTATATTGTTTAGAATCAACCGATTTACCGGGCAAAAGTATTTTCAATGCTTTTGTACCCGCCTCAACCAAATTTGAAGCTCAAACCATGGATATTGATGGAGCGAGGGTGATGGCATTAACGGGCAATGCTAAAATTGTAGCACCTAACAACTGGAAAAATGTACTTTACAAACCTATTGATGATAAAAATACAGCAACAACATTAAAACTGGTACCATACTTTGCCTGGGGCAACCGGGGCCATTCAGAAATGTCGGTTTGGTTGCCGCTGAGTAGATAA
- the araA gene encoding L-arabinose isomerase: protein MIDLKKLQVWFITGTQHLYGEETLKQVAAHAQQVADSLNKNGNISVSVVYKPIVKTTEEIFETLQQANIDENCIGVITWMHTFSPAKMWIRGLNVLQKPLLHLHTQFNRDIPWNTIDMDFMNLNQSAHGDREFGFMVSRMRKDRKVVVGHWQDEEVAKQIDTWCRAAAGWNDWQGAKFVRFGDNMRFVAVTDGDKVEAEMKFGFSVNTYGIGDLVAVINGVGEDAIQALLKEYEATYEMADDLKAGGARHQSVYDAAKIELGLRKFLVDGGFKGFSDTFEDLHGMIQLPGIAAQRLMADGYGFAGEGDWKTAALVRACKVMGAGLPGGNAFMEDYTYHFDPSNALVLGSHMLEVDASLASGKASLEVHPLGIGGKADPARLVFNVGGGDALNASLIDMGNRFRLLVNEVKAVEAENDLPNLPVARVLWKPLPDMKTGCAAWIYAGGAHHTAYSQNLTTEHLSDFANIAGLEYINIGADTKINQFRNELHWNEVFYKG, encoded by the coding sequence ATGATTGATTTAAAAAAATTACAGGTTTGGTTTATTACCGGAACACAACATTTGTACGGCGAAGAAACCTTAAAACAAGTGGCAGCGCATGCACAACAAGTTGCTGATTCGTTAAACAAGAATGGAAATATCTCGGTTTCTGTGGTGTACAAACCGATTGTGAAAACTACCGAAGAGATTTTTGAAACTTTACAGCAAGCCAATATCGACGAAAATTGTATCGGGGTAATTACCTGGATGCACACTTTCTCGCCTGCTAAAATGTGGATCAGAGGCTTAAATGTATTGCAAAAACCATTGCTGCACTTACATACTCAGTTTAACCGCGATATTCCGTGGAATACGATTGATATGGATTTTATGAACCTGAACCAAAGTGCACATGGCGACCGCGAATTCGGTTTTATGGTTTCGCGTATGCGTAAAGACCGTAAAGTTGTGGTTGGGCACTGGCAGGATGAAGAAGTAGCTAAACAGATTGATACCTGGTGCAGAGCTGCTGCAGGCTGGAACGATTGGCAAGGTGCTAAATTTGTGCGTTTTGGTGATAATATGCGCTTTGTAGCCGTAACGGATGGCGATAAAGTTGAAGCAGAAATGAAATTCGGTTTCTCGGTAAATACTTATGGCATTGGCGATTTAGTGGCCGTGATTAATGGAGTTGGTGAAGATGCTATTCAAGCTTTACTAAAAGAGTACGAGGCTACTTACGAGATGGCCGATGATTTGAAGGCTGGTGGTGCGAGACATCAATCGGTTTACGATGCTGCCAAAATTGAACTTGGCTTACGGAAATTCCTGGTTGATGGCGGTTTTAAAGGTTTCTCTGATACTTTTGAAGATTTACATGGTATGATTCAGTTACCAGGTATTGCTGCCCAACGCTTAATGGCCGATGGTTATGGTTTTGCCGGTGAAGGTGACTGGAAAACAGCGGCTTTGGTACGCGCCTGCAAAGTAATGGGTGCTGGTTTACCGGGCGGAAATGCTTTTATGGAAGACTATACTTATCATTTCGATCCTTCTAATGCATTGGTTCTAGGTTCGCACATGCTGGAAGTTGATGCCAGCTTAGCTTCGGGAAAAGCAAGTTTAGAAGTGCATCCGCTGGGTATTGGCGGTAAAGCCGATCCTGCACGTTTAGTGTTTAACGTAGGTGGCGGCGATGCCTTAAATGCATCGTTAATTGATATGGGTAACCGTTTCCGTTTACTGGTTAATGAGGTTAAAGCAGTTGAGGCCGAAAATGACCTGCCTAATCTTCCTGTTGCCCGTGTGCTCTGGAAACCGCTGCCGGATATGAAAACGGGTTGTGCGGCATGGATTTACGCAGGTGGTGCACACCATACAGCCTACAGTCAGAATTTAACTACCGAACACTTATCAGATTTTGCAAACATCGCAGGATTAGAATACATAAATATCGGAGCTGATACCAAAATCAACCAGTTTAGAAATGAACTACATTGGAATGAGGTTTTTTATAAAGGTTAA
- a CDS encoding sialate O-acetylesterase, whose translation MKLKLILFLSLCSSIAFATVKPASIFTDHMVLQQQSNVAIWGWAKPASKVKIVTSWNKSSYTVSSDQAGKWKVKVATPLAGGPYEIELNDGEKLVLKDILIGEVWFCGGQSNMEMPMKGFKSQPIIGSNEVILKSSNPNIRLYTVPRSSITERQDNSKPSQWKLSEPEAVSNFSATAYYFGSLLSEMLHVPIGLINDSYGGSTIEAWMSPDDLKPFTEVKIPAKGDSIKEVSRTPTTLYNGMLYPVIGYGIKGAIWYQGESNYERPQRYEDLFQAMVSSWRQHWDNGEFPFYYAQIAPYNYSLIAKPGTNYNSAYLRDAQRKSLSKIPHSGMAVLMDIGEEKSIHPANKKQGGERLAYLALAQTYGIKGFGAFSPTYESVSIEKNTATIKFQNVPNGLTSFGKTLSLFEIAGADQKFYPAKAAIKGSSVIVSAEEVKIPVAVRYAFKDFVNGDLFGNDGLPVSSFRTDNWEQ comes from the coding sequence ATGAAATTAAAACTAATACTTTTCTTAAGCCTTTGCAGCAGCATTGCCTTCGCCACGGTAAAGCCTGCATCCATTTTTACCGATCACATGGTGCTACAACAGCAAAGCAATGTAGCCATATGGGGCTGGGCAAAACCCGCAAGCAAAGTTAAAATTGTGACTTCTTGGAACAAATCAAGCTATACCGTAAGTTCAGATCAGGCTGGAAAATGGAAAGTTAAAGTGGCTACCCCTTTAGCCGGCGGACCATACGAAATTGAACTAAATGATGGCGAAAAACTGGTACTGAAAGACATCCTGATTGGCGAAGTTTGGTTTTGTGGTGGCCAGTCTAATATGGAAATGCCCATGAAAGGTTTTAAAAGCCAACCCATAATCGGTTCAAACGAAGTGATTTTAAAGTCTTCTAATCCAAATATTAGGTTGTACACGGTTCCGCGTTCATCTATCACAGAGCGGCAGGATAACAGCAAACCTTCGCAATGGAAACTATCAGAGCCAGAAGCCGTTTCGAATTTCAGTGCTACCGCTTATTATTTCGGTTCGCTGCTGAGCGAAATGTTGCATGTACCCATTGGTTTAATCAACGATAGTTACGGCGGTTCTACTATCGAGGCATGGATGTCGCCAGATGATTTAAAGCCCTTTACAGAAGTTAAAATCCCTGCAAAAGGCGATTCCATTAAAGAAGTAAGCAGAACGCCCACTACTTTATACAACGGCATGCTTTATCCGGTTATTGGTTATGGCATTAAGGGTGCCATCTGGTATCAGGGCGAATCCAATTACGAGCGGCCACAGCGTTACGAAGATTTATTCCAAGCCATGGTTTCGAGTTGGCGACAACACTGGGATAACGGCGAATTTCCTTTTTACTATGCGCAAATTGCACCCTACAACTATTCATTAATAGCCAAACCAGGCACCAACTATAATTCGGCTTATTTAAGAGATGCCCAGCGCAAATCGCTCAGTAAAATCCCACATAGCGGAATGGCGGTTTTAATGGATATTGGCGAAGAAAAATCTATTCACCCCGCCAATAAAAAGCAAGGTGGCGAAAGGCTTGCCTATCTAGCCCTGGCTCAAACTTATGGCATCAAAGGCTTTGGTGCATTTAGTCCTACATATGAATCGGTAAGTATTGAAAAAAATACTGCCACCATTAAATTTCAAAATGTACCCAACGGATTAACTTCTTTTGGTAAAACATTATCTTTATTTGAGATTGCGGGCGCAGACCAGAAATTTTATCCAGCCAAAGCAGCGATAAAAGGCAGCAGTGTAATCGTTTCGGCCGAAGAGGTAAAAATACCTGTAGCGGTACGTTATGCCTTTAAAGATTTTGTAAACGGCGATTTATTTGGGAATGATGGCCTGCCAGTTTCCTCTTTCCGTACCGACAATTGGGAGCAATAA
- a CDS encoding DUF5703 domain-containing protein, which yields MHLETKKLALVLLVPFCFAIPAAFSQGKDLANVVWTNQSINSAESMPVGGGDIGLNLWVEKGEVYLYLSRSGTFDENNTLLKLGRIKLQFSPNPFAGQTFKQELVLKDGYAQISGANGKTKTEIKVWVDVFKPVIHLNIQSGEKITTTASYENWRFADRITKGKENNQNSYKWAPQGIVKTLKDEIAFKQNRIQFYHQNKAETVFDVAVKQQGLEDRKTGLFNPLKNLVFGGLMQGDNMVVAGNYNGTYLSTPFKAWSLKSKKPTTAEHLTITLHTSKTAAIDIWEKELNSLNQSIKNDQQASIKWWNNYWNKSFIYIQAKDEAANQSAKNYQLFRYMLGCNAFGKYPTKFNGGLFTFDPQLTDTALKYTPDFRNWGGGTHTAQNQRLVYWPMLKSGDFDMMTPQFDFYLNLLRNAEIRTEVAWGHKGASFTEQLENFGLPNPAEYGWKRPADFDKGVEYNAWLEYEWDTVLEFCMMILETNRYDNRNIDKYLSLIESSLTFFKEHYTYLAKQRGAKALDGDGHLVLYPGSGAETYKMAYNSTSTIAALKTVLQRLVELPGLTENKRNEWTAMLKTIPDINFRSFQGHTTIAPAKLWERINNVESPQLYPVYPWGIYGIGKPDLDTAINTFKYDTDVLKFRSHVGWKQDNIFAARLGLSEEAARLTTLKLKDSERRFPAFWGPGFDWAPDHNWGGSGMIGLQEMLLQADGKQIYLFPAWPKAWDVHFKLHAPYQTTVEGTLKDGKLIDLKVLPESRKKDIINMNNHR from the coding sequence ATGCACCTTGAAACTAAAAAACTTGCCTTGGTGCTCTTAGTGCCTTTCTGTTTCGCTATACCAGCTGCATTTTCACAAGGAAAAGATTTAGCTAACGTAGTTTGGACTAACCAAAGTATCAATTCAGCCGAATCTATGCCGGTTGGCGGTGGCGATATCGGTTTAAATCTCTGGGTAGAAAAAGGCGAAGTTTACCTGTACCTTTCACGCAGTGGGACCTTCGATGAAAACAATACCCTCTTAAAACTTGGCCGAATCAAGCTCCAGTTCAGCCCGAACCCATTTGCTGGACAAACTTTTAAACAAGAACTGGTTTTGAAAGATGGTTATGCCCAAATCTCAGGTGCAAACGGAAAAACAAAAACCGAAATCAAAGTTTGGGTAGATGTTTTTAAACCTGTTATCCATTTAAACATCCAATCGGGCGAAAAAATAACAACAACTGCTAGCTACGAAAACTGGCGTTTTGCAGACCGCATTACTAAGGGTAAAGAAAATAACCAGAACTCGTATAAATGGGCGCCGCAAGGCATTGTAAAAACATTAAAAGATGAAATTGCCTTTAAGCAAAACCGCATACAGTTTTATCACCAAAACAAAGCAGAAACCGTATTCGATGTAGCCGTAAAGCAGCAAGGATTGGAGGATAGAAAAACCGGGCTGTTTAATCCCTTAAAAAACCTGGTTTTTGGCGGTTTAATGCAGGGAGATAATATGGTAGTAGCTGGAAATTACAATGGAACTTATTTGAGCACCCCCTTTAAGGCCTGGAGCCTGAAAAGTAAAAAACCAACTACAGCCGAACACCTCACCATTACACTACATACCAGTAAAACTGCGGCTATTGATATCTGGGAAAAGGAACTAAACAGCCTTAACCAAAGCATCAAAAACGATCAGCAAGCCAGCATCAAATGGTGGAATAATTACTGGAACAAAAGTTTCATTTACATACAGGCTAAAGATGAAGCTGCTAACCAATCGGCTAAAAACTATCAGCTTTTCCGCTACATGTTGGGCTGTAATGCATTCGGTAAATATCCCACTAAATTTAACGGCGGATTATTCACTTTCGATCCGCAGCTTACCGATACAGCTTTAAAATATACTCCTGATTTCAGAAACTGGGGAGGAGGTACCCATACCGCACAAAATCAGCGTTTGGTTTACTGGCCTATGCTTAAAAGTGGCGATTTCGATATGATGACACCGCAGTTCGATTTCTATCTCAATTTACTCAGAAATGCAGAAATCCGAACAGAAGTTGCATGGGGCCATAAAGGAGCAAGTTTTACCGAGCAATTGGAGAATTTCGGACTACCAAATCCTGCCGAATACGGCTGGAAACGTCCAGCTGATTTTGATAAAGGTGTGGAATATAACGCCTGGCTCGAATACGAATGGGATACGGTTCTGGAGTTTTGTATGATGATCCTCGAAACGAATCGCTACGACAACCGGAATATAGATAAGTATCTGTCATTGATTGAAAGCTCGCTAACGTTCTTCAAAGAGCATTATACTTATTTAGCCAAACAACGTGGTGCAAAAGCTCTTGATGGTGACGGGCATTTGGTTTTGTATCCCGGTTCAGGTGCAGAAACCTATAAAATGGCATACAATTCAACTTCTACCATTGCAGCACTGAAAACGGTGCTCCAGCGCCTGGTCGAATTGCCTGGCTTAACCGAAAATAAACGTAACGAATGGACAGCAATGCTCAAAACCATTCCTGATATCAATTTCAGATCTTTTCAGGGGCATACCACCATTGCTCCTGCAAAACTTTGGGAAAGGATTAATAATGTAGAAAGTCCGCAACTATATCCGGTTTATCCATGGGGTATTTATGGTATTGGGAAGCCTGATTTAGATACCGCCATCAATACCTTTAAATACGATACTGATGTACTTAAATTTCGCAGTCATGTAGGATGGAAACAGGATAATATTTTTGCCGCCAGATTAGGTTTAAGCGAAGAAGCAGCCAGATTAACAACGCTAAAATTAAAAGATTCAGAACGAAGGTTTCCTGCCTTTTGGGGACCGGGCTTCGACTGGGCACCCGATCACAATTGGGGTGGCTCCGGAATGATTGGTTTACAGGAAATGCTTTTGCAGGCAGATGGAAAACAGATTTACCTTTTTCCAGCCTGGCCGAAAGCTTGGGACGTACATTTTAAATTGCATGCGCCATACCAAACTACGGTAGAAGGAACTTTAAAAGATGGAAAATTGATCGATTTGAAAGTATTACCCGAATCGAGGAAGAAGGATATTATAAATATGAATAACCACAGATAA
- a CDS encoding SDR family oxidoreductase: MDLQLKEKVIIITGAAKGIGRSIAEVFAKEDAIAVIVGRKAEDNQKVVDEITAQGKKAEQFVAELSRPEDCEKVVAQIVAKFGRIDGLVNNAGVNDGVGLESGNYEGFMASLHKNVIHYYLMAHHALPELIKSKGAIVNITSKTAETGQGNTSAYAAANGGRNALTREWAVELLKYGIRVNAVVVAECWTPAYETWIETLTDAQEKLNEITAKIPLENRMTTAEEIANMTVFLMSNKSSHTTGQIIHVDGGYVHLDRALANA; encoded by the coding sequence ATGGATTTACAGTTAAAAGAAAAAGTTATTATCATTACCGGCGCGGCTAAAGGCATTGGCCGAAGTATTGCCGAAGTATTTGCTAAGGAAGATGCCATTGCCGTAATTGTAGGCAGAAAGGCTGAAGACAACCAGAAAGTGGTTGACGAAATTACTGCGCAAGGCAAAAAAGCCGAACAGTTTGTAGCCGAACTTTCCCGACCTGAAGATTGCGAAAAAGTAGTTGCGCAAATCGTAGCTAAATTTGGCAGGATAGACGGTTTGGTTAACAATGCTGGCGTGAATGATGGAGTAGGCCTTGAAAGTGGTAATTATGAAGGTTTCATGGCATCGCTGCACAAAAATGTAATACATTACTATTTAATGGCGCATCATGCCTTGCCCGAGCTGATTAAAAGCAAAGGAGCAATTGTAAACATTACTTCAAAAACTGCCGAAACCGGTCAGGGAAATACCTCTGCCTACGCAGCAGCCAATGGCGGTAGAAACGCATTAACCCGCGAGTGGGCGGTAGAGCTATTAAAATATGGGATCAGGGTAAATGCGGTGGTAGTAGCCGAATGCTGGACACCAGCCTACGAAACCTGGATCGAAACCCTGACAGATGCACAGGAAAAGCTGAACGAAATTACGGCTAAAATCCCTTTAGAAAACAGAATGACAACCGCCGAAGAAATTGCGAATATGACAGTTTTTCTAATGTCGAACAAATCAAGCCACACTACCGGACAGATTATCCATGTAGATGGCGGATATGTGCACTTAGACAGAGCTTTGGCAAATGCTTAA
- a CDS encoding zinc-binding alcohol dehydrogenase family protein, which yields MKTLTCTTPGTFEYSETEKPELQKDQAIIKIKRIGICGTDLHAFEGTQPFFNYPRILGHELSGELVAIDGRSDFKIGEAVTFIPYFNCGECIACRMHKPNCCVKMQVCGVHVDGGMREYLTVPSRTLLHGEGLSYDELALVEPLAIGAHGVRRADVQPGEFVLVIGAGPIGLGTMEFARIASAEVIALDINDDRLKFCKEKLGVTHTINALSPDVTEHLSKITNGDMPTVVIDATGNQKAINNAINYMAHGARFVLIGLQKGDLIFNHPEFHKRESTLMSSRNATIVDFEHVIQSIKTGLVNPATYITHQVNFEDIKDNFESWLDPKNGVIKAIAKIGE from the coding sequence ATGAAAACCCTTACCTGTACAACCCCTGGCACTTTCGAATATTCAGAAACTGAAAAACCTGAACTTCAAAAAGACCAGGCCATTATTAAAATAAAGAGAATTGGCATTTGTGGTACCGACTTACATGCTTTTGAAGGCACGCAACCTTTCTTCAATTATCCACGCATTTTAGGGCACGAGCTTTCGGGCGAGCTGGTTGCCATTGATGGCAGAAGCGATTTTAAAATAGGAGAGGCTGTTACCTTTATTCCTTATTTTAATTGCGGCGAATGTATTGCCTGCCGCATGCACAAACCCAATTGCTGTGTTAAAATGCAGGTTTGCGGTGTGCATGTAGATGGTGGTATGCGCGAATATTTAACTGTGCCATCGCGTACGCTTTTGCATGGCGAAGGCTTGAGTTATGATGAACTTGCTTTGGTAGAACCTCTGGCCATTGGTGCTCATGGGGTGCGCAGGGCTGATGTACAACCCGGCGAATTTGTGCTGGTAATAGGAGCTGGTCCAATCGGCTTGGGTACAATGGAATTTGCCCGTATTGCCAGCGCAGAGGTAATTGCACTCGACATAAATGATGACCGTCTGAAGTTTTGCAAAGAAAAATTAGGTGTTACACACACCATAAATGCCTTATCGCCTGATGTAACGGAGCATCTAAGTAAAATTACCAATGGCGATATGCCTACAGTGGTAATCGATGCAACAGGTAACCAAAAAGCCATAAACAATGCCATAAACTACATGGCCCATGGAGCCAGATTTGTATTGATTGGCCTGCAAAAAGGAGATTTAATTTTTAATCACCCCGAATTCCACAAACGCGAGTCGACCTTAATGAGCAGCAGAAATGCTACCATTGTAGATTTTGAACATGTAATTCAATCTATCAAAACCGGTTTGGTTAACCCCGCAACATATATCACCCATCAGGTTAATTTTGAAGACATTAAAGATAACTTTGAAAGCTGGTTAGATCCGAAAAACGGGGTAATTAAGGCAATTGCAAAGATTGGGGAGTAG
- a CDS encoding L-ribulose-5-phosphate 4-epimerase translates to MSNYQDIKQQAYEANMQLPKLGLVLFTFGNVSAADRAKGIFAIKPSGVPYDDLTPEKMVIVDFDGNTVEGNLRPSSDTQTHAVLYKHWENIGGVVHTHSTYGTAWAQAQKAIPIFGTTHADHLTVDIPCAPPMDDAMIKGNYEYETGFQIINHFESLGLSHKEVEMILVSNHAPFTWGKTAEKAVYNSAVLEAVAQMALLTQQINPQAPKLKDSLIEKHYERKHGAGAYYGQK, encoded by the coding sequence ATGAGCAACTATCAGGACATAAAACAGCAGGCCTACGAGGCCAATATGCAGTTGCCCAAACTAGGGCTGGTACTTTTTACCTTTGGTAATGTAAGCGCTGCCGATCGTGCTAAAGGCATTTTTGCCATTAAACCGAGCGGTGTGCCTTATGATGATTTAACACCGGAAAAAATGGTGATTGTAGATTTTGATGGTAACACGGTTGAAGGGAACCTTCGTCCCTCTTCTGATACCCAAACACATGCTGTTTTGTACAAACACTGGGAAAATATTGGTGGTGTAGTACATACCCACTCTACTTATGGTACGGCGTGGGCACAGGCACAAAAAGCCATCCCGATTTTTGGTACCACCCATGCCGACCATTTAACTGTTGATATTCCCTGCGCGCCTCCTATGGATGATGCCATGATTAAAGGCAATTATGAATATGAAACGGGTTTCCAGATTATAAACCATTTTGAAAGTTTAGGTTTAAGCCATAAAGAAGTAGAAATGATTTTAGTGAGTAACCACGCTCCTTTTACCTGGGGAAAAACTGCAGAAAAAGCGGTTTACAACAGCGCAGTGCTAGAAGCAGTTGCGCAGATGGCCTTATTAACGCAGCAAATTAATCCACAGGCCCCGAAGTTAAAAGACTCGCTCATTGAGAAGCATTATGAACGCAAGCATGGAGCCGGTGCTTATTACGGACAGAAGTAG